One genomic segment of Strix aluco isolate bStrAlu1 chromosome 14, bStrAlu1.hap1, whole genome shotgun sequence includes these proteins:
- the JPH3 gene encoding junctophilin-3 isoform X2 has protein sequence MSSGGRFNFDDGGSYCGGWEDGKAHGHGICTGPKGQGEYSGSWSHGFEVLGVYTWPSGNTYQGTWAQGKRHGIGMESKGKWVYKGEWTHGFKGRYGVRECTGNGAKYEGTWSNGLQDGYGTETYSDGAAWNSAGV, from the exons ATGTCCAGTGGGGGAAGGTTTAATTTTGACGATGGAGGGTCGTACTGTGGAGGCTGGGAGGACGGAAAGGCTCATGGCCACGGAATCTGTACCGGCCCGAAGGGTCAAGGTGAATATTCGGGCTCCTGGAGTCACGGCTTTGAGGTGCTGGGGGTCTACACTTGGCCCAGCGGCAACACTTACCAGGGCACCTGGGCGCAGGGCAAGCGCCATGGCATTGGCATGGAGAGCAAGGGGAAGTGGGTGTACAAAGGAGAGTGGACCCATGGATTTAAGGGACGGTACGGGGTCCGAGAATGCACTGGAAATGGGGCCAAGTACGAAGGCACCTGGAGCAATGGATTACAGGATGGCTACGGGACAGAGACCTACTCGGATGGAG CCGCCTGGAATAGTGCTGGGGTCTGA